A window of Paraburkholderia bryophila contains these coding sequences:
- a CDS encoding M20 family metallopeptidase, with the protein MISDDTTQQTRRINHDTLREFVDRKWNDEIVPALTDYIAIPAKSPAFDPEWVKNGYLERVITDAAQWAEQQPVRGLKLEVIRLPGRTPVIFFETAATRSGSEETIVLYGHLDKQPEFDGWRNDLGPWTPKLENDKLYGRGGADDGYAIYASITALAALDAQGIERPRCVGLIETCEESGSYDLLPYVDVLRERLGKVGLVVCLDSGAGNYDQLWLTTSLRGLVAGDLEVQVLDEGIHSGGYGGIAPSSFRIMRQLFDRLEDSANGTLLPKGFHVQIPAERLREAEATAAILGDDVWKKLPWACGENGRQVLPTTTNPQEALLNSTWRPSLSVTGAAGMPALADAGNVLRPRTAFKLSLRLPPMIEAEKAVAELKALLEVDPPYNAKVTFKPDAGAASGWSAPDLAPWLATALNDASRQHYGADVAYMGQGGTIPLMNVLKAGFPKSQFMVCGVLGPKSNAHGPNEFLHVPYGKKLTAAVADVIAAAP; encoded by the coding sequence ATGATCTCCGACGATACGACCCAGCAGACCCGACGCATCAACCACGACACGCTACGCGAATTCGTCGACCGTAAATGGAACGATGAGATCGTGCCGGCGTTGACGGACTACATCGCGATTCCGGCCAAGAGCCCGGCGTTCGATCCCGAGTGGGTCAAGAACGGCTATCTGGAGCGCGTGATCACCGACGCCGCGCAATGGGCCGAACAGCAACCCGTGCGGGGTCTGAAGCTCGAAGTGATCCGCCTGCCGGGTCGCACGCCGGTGATCTTCTTCGAAACGGCCGCGACCCGTTCCGGCAGCGAAGAAACCATCGTGCTGTACGGTCACCTCGACAAGCAGCCCGAGTTCGACGGCTGGCGCAACGACCTTGGGCCGTGGACGCCGAAGCTCGAGAACGACAAGCTCTACGGCCGCGGCGGCGCCGACGACGGCTACGCGATCTACGCCAGCATCACCGCGCTCGCCGCGCTGGACGCGCAAGGTATCGAGCGTCCGCGTTGCGTCGGTCTGATCGAAACCTGCGAGGAGTCGGGCAGCTACGATCTGCTGCCGTACGTCGACGTCTTGCGCGAGCGGCTCGGCAAGGTCGGGCTCGTCGTGTGTCTCGATTCGGGCGCGGGCAACTACGATCAACTGTGGCTCACCACGTCGCTGCGCGGACTCGTGGCCGGCGACCTCGAAGTGCAGGTGCTCGACGAGGGCATTCACTCGGGCGGTTACGGCGGCATCGCGCCGTCGAGTTTCCGCATCATGCGGCAACTGTTCGACCGTCTCGAAGACTCCGCGAACGGCACGCTGCTGCCGAAGGGTTTCCACGTTCAGATTCCGGCGGAGCGTCTACGCGAAGCCGAAGCGACCGCCGCGATTCTCGGCGACGACGTCTGGAAGAAACTGCCGTGGGCCTGCGGCGAGAACGGCCGCCAGGTGCTGCCCACCACCACCAACCCGCAGGAAGCGCTGCTCAATTCGACGTGGCGTCCGTCGTTGTCGGTAACCGGCGCGGCGGGCATGCCCGCGCTCGCCGATGCCGGCAACGTGCTGCGTCCGCGCACCGCGTTCAAGCTGTCGCTGCGTCTGCCGCCGATGATCGAAGCGGAGAAGGCCGTCGCCGAACTGAAGGCGCTGCTCGAAGTCGATCCGCCGTACAACGCGAAGGTGACGTTCAAGCCGGACGCGGGCGCGGCCAGCGGCTGGAGCGCGCCCGATCTCGCACCGTGGCTCGCCACCGCGCTCAACGACGCATCGCGTCAACACTATGGCGCCGACGTCGCCTACATGGGGCAGGGCGGCACGATTCCGTTGATGAACGTGCTGAAGGCGGGCTTCCCGAAATCGCAGTTCATGGTGTGCGGCGTGTTGGGGCCGAAGTCGAATGCGCACGGGCCGAACGAGTTCCTGCATGTGCCGTACGGCAAGAAGCTGACCGCCGCGGTGGCCGATGTGATCGCCGCCGCGCCTTGA